A genomic region of Xiphophorus couchianus chromosome 9, X_couchianus-1.0, whole genome shotgun sequence contains the following coding sequences:
- the hykk.2 gene encoding hydroxylysine kinase has product MSVKNAQPNFSPSQVSEIMKRLYNLTASEIRPLPSYDDQNLYVAPTEGGEYVLKIMNTEDSKNPTLIELQTHAMSFLYQNGLPAQTAMPTTSGQLMSLEEIDCGYGCQKYLVRLLTYLPGVTVSKVPLTPKLLYETGRMAARMDEVLQKMEHPHLSLLERENFIWSLSNICLLEEYMSVLDGDPLQEVVKSVIDQYKNSVIPRRSNFRKCINHGDFNDLNILMQPDDNHGYKISGILDFGDMNSGFYINELAITIMYMMIEHPDPIEVGGPVLAGWESVIPLNKDEKDCLYVLVLSRFCQSLVMARYSVMLHPENGEYLMITSRKGVKILQKVWELGKEHVEKVWFDHAAQLSV; this is encoded by the exons ATGTCAGTGAAAAACGCCCAGCCCAACTTCAGTCCCTCTCAGGTGTCTGAGATCATGAAGAGGCTCTACAACCTGACCGCCTCAGAAATACGCCCTCTGCCCAGCTATGATGACCAGAACCTCTATGTGGCTCCCACTGAGGGTGGCGAGTACGTCCTAAAAATCATGAACACGGAGGACAGTAAGAACCCCACCCTCATTGAGTTGCAGACCCATGCCATGTCCTTTCTCTACCAGAATGGACTTCCTGCTCAAACAGCCATGCCTACCACCTCAGGACAACTCATGAGCCTGGAAGAAATAG ATTGTGGGTATGGCTGTCAGAAGTACTTGGTCCGACTGCTGACTTATTTACCTGGAGTGACTGTTTCTAAGGTTCCTCTTACACCAAAGTTATTATATGAGACTGGCAGGATGGCTGCTAGAATGGATGAAGTCCTTCAAAAG atgGAGCATCCTCATCTCAGCCTTCTCGAGAGGGAGAACTTTATCTGGAGCTTGTCAAACATTTGTCTCCTGGAAGAATACATGAGTGTACTAGATGGAGATCCACTTCAGGAGGTTGTAAAATCTGTTATTGATCAGTACAAAAACTCTGTGATCCCCAGACGATCCAATTTTCGCAAAT GTATTAATCATGGTGACTTTAATGACCTCAACATTCTCATGCAACCCGATGACAATCATGGCTACAAGATTTCTGGCATCCTTGACTTCGGGGACATGAACAGTGGCTTCTACATTAATGAACTTGCCATCACCATAATGTACATGATGATTGAGCATCCTGATCCCATCGAGGTGGGTGGGCCTGTCCTCGCAGGCTGGGAAAGCGTCATCCCCCTCAACAAGGATGAGAAAGACTGCCTCTATGTGCTGGTGCTCTCTCGCTTCTGCCAGTCGCTGGTTATGGCTCGGTATTCCGTGATGCTGCACCCAGAAAACGGAGAGTACCTCATGATCACTTCCAGAAAGGGAGTTAAGATCCTTCAGAAAGTCTGGGAATTGGGAAAAGAGCATGTGGAGAAGGTTTGGTTTGACCATGCTGCTCAGCTCAGTGTTTGA